A single genomic interval of Electrophorus electricus isolate fEleEle1 chromosome 2, fEleEle1.pri, whole genome shotgun sequence harbors:
- the slc37a1 gene encoding glucose-6-phosphate exchanger SLC37A1 — MAPVPPGVRFLASFNRDQWYRAFTFALTFLLYTSFHLSRKPISIVKSELHKNCSLLRELPTDSSPQQLSLPVETDCSWKPFDKGNYKQLLGTMDYSFLCAYAVGMYLSGIIGERLPIRLYLTVGMLTSGLFTCLFGLGYVYNIHSLGFYIFAQIANGLVQTTGWPSVVTCIGNWFGKGRRGLIMGLWNSHTSVGNILGSLIAGYYVSSNWGLSFIVPGIIIAVMGIICFLFLIEHPNDLKSVGAQNTENSNQLCSWQKSWSSVNGHKHLYLQYKQEAKVQSSDTELLLGQDSTGVCVPVQQIVVVKSGAEPSAISFMGALHIPGVVEFSLCLLFAKLVSYTFLFWLPLYITKAAHLDAKKAGDLSTLFDVGGIIGGILAGVVSDKLGKRATTCAIMLLLAAPTLYGFSMMSQFGPGPTIGMLLVCGGLVNGPYALITTAVSADLGTHKSLKGNARALSTVTAIIDGTGSVGAALGPLLAGLLSAHGWDQVFYMLMTADFLALLLLLRLVMKELRSNKSPPGAAVELKEH, encoded by the exons ATGGCGCCCGTGCCCCCAGGCGTCCGCTTCCTGGCTTCCTTTAACCGGGACCAGTG gTATCGAGCCTTCACCTTTGCCCTCACCTTCCTGCTCTACACCAGCTTCCACCTGTCCCGGAAACCCATCAGCATCGTCAAG AGCGAACTACACAAGAACTGTTCACTGCTCAGGGAGCTGCCCACTGACAGCAGCCCTCAACAGCTCAGCCTTCCTGTGGAAACAGACTGCAGCTGGAAGCCATTTG ataAAGGCAATTATAAGCAGTTGTTGGGAACAATGGACTATTCCTTTCTGTGTGCTTATGCAGTAGGAATGTACCTGAG TGGGATCATTGGCGAGCGTCTCCCCATCCGCCTGTACCTGACGGTGGGTATGCTGACCAGCGGACTCTTCACCTGCCTCTTCGGCCTGGGCTATGTCTACAACATTCACAGCCTGGGCTTCTACATCTTTGCCCAG ATTGCCAACGGTCTAGTGCAGACAACTGGCTGGCCCAGTGTGGTAACGTGCATTGGGAACTGGTTTGGGAAGGGCAG GAGGGGTCTGATCATGGGACTGTGGAACTCCCATACTTCTGTGGGGAACATTCTGGGCTCTCTGATCGCGGGATACTACGTGTCCTCTAACTGGGGCCTGTCCTTCATCGTCCCCGGCATCATCATCGCCGTCATGGGAATCAtttgcttcctcttcctcatcgaGC ACCCCAATGATCTGAAGAGTGTTGGAGCTCAGAACACCGAAAACAGTAACCAA TTGTGTTCATGGCAGAAGAGCTGGAGCAGCGTTAATGGCCATAAACACCTGTACTTGCAGTACAAGCAAGAAGCCAAAGTTCAA agctCAGATACAGAGTTGCTCCTGGGACAGGACAGCACAggcgtgtgtgttcctgtgcaGCAGATTGTGGTGGTGAAGAGTGGGGCGGAGCCATCGGCCATTAGCTTCATGGGCGCCTTGCATATACCA GGCGTGGTGGAattctccctctgtctgctgtttgcCAAGCTTGTCAGCTACACTTTCCTGTTCTGGCTGCCCCTTTATATCACTAAAGCAG CTCATCTTGACGCAAAGAAAGCAGGAGATCTCTCCACCCTGTTTGACGTGGGAGGAATTATCG GTGGTATTCTGGCGGGTGTTGTCTCAGATAAGCTCGGAAAGAGAGCCACTACATGTGCCATAATGCTGCTATTGGCTGCACCAACA TTGTATGGCTTTTCCATGATGAGCCAGTTTGGCCCAGGGCCTACTATTG GTATGCTGCTGGTATGTGGTGGATTAGTTAATGGACCTTATGCCCTCATCACAACAGCTGTGTCTGCTGATCTG GGAACCCACAAGAGTCTAAAAGGTAATGCGAGGGCTCTGTCCACAGTCACAGCCATTATCGATGGGACAGGCTCTGTTG GCGCTGCGTTGGGCCCCCTGCTGGCCGGACTGCTGTCTGCACACGGCTGGGATCAGGTGTTCTACATGCTCATGACGGCAGACTTTTTGGCACTGCTG CTGCTGCTCAGATTGGTGATGAAGGAACTGAGGTCTAACAAGAGCCCTCCGGGAGCTGCTGTGGA ACTAAAGGAGCACTGA